From one Coffea eugenioides isolate CCC68of chromosome 11, Ceug_1.0, whole genome shotgun sequence genomic stretch:
- the LOC113751106 gene encoding probable pectinesterase/pectinesterase inhibitor 46, producing the protein MASLNPYGKVNEADQERLLARRKTRKRITIIALSSVVLVAVVVAAVFGGVSHNNKGTSSTDDQSSISTSIKAACSVTLYPDSCYNSLSPLIKSGNIKPQDIFKLSVEVALNELSRASQGAVDKLNVTDKMALAALESCQELLSLALDHLNSSLTVQDTTLLEAFDGFRTWLSSAGTYQQTCIDDLRAAAPGLNLSDLVSEKLRNSTEYTSNSLAIVSSLESSVASIGNLGSIGRRLLSSFNHEQEPIWLSSVDRKLLQAKASQIKADAVVAKDGSGKYKTIGAALKVVPEKSKKRFVIYVKKGIYVENVRVEKNMWNVVMIGDGKNATIVSGRLNFVDGTPTFQSATFAVFGKGFIARDMGFQNTAGAAKHQAVALMSTADESVFYRCAMDAFQDTLYANSNRQFYRECSIYGTVDFIFGNAAVVLQNCNILPRTPMLGQQNTITAQGKIDPNQNTGISIHNCTIWPSGNLTGVNTFLGRPWKNYSTTVYMQTTMGNLIHPTGWLPWVGTSAPDTIFYVEYQNNGPGAVIKNRVKWKGLKLNLNAKQVGKFAVKSFISGDKWLPAAGVTYKSSL; encoded by the exons ATGGCCTCTCTCAACCCCTATGGCAAAGTCAATGAAGCTGATCAAGAGAGGCTCCTGGCTCGCCGGAAAACACGGAAGAGAATCACCATCATTGCCTTGTCTTCCGTTGTTCTCGTTGCTGTTGTCGTTGCTGCTGTTTTTGGAGGCGTATCTCACAATAACAAGGGCACCAGCAGTACTGATGATCAGTCGTCTATTTCCACCTCCATCAAGGCTGCCTGCAGTGTAACTTTGTATCCTGATTCCTGCTACAACAGCCTCTCTCCCCTGATTAAGTCCGGCAACATTAAGCCTCAAGATATCTTCAAATTGTCCGTTGAGGTCGCCTTAAATGAGCTCTCCAGAGCATCTCAGGGTGCGGTTGATAAGCTCAATGTCACTGACAAAATGGCCCTTGCGGCACTCGAAAGTTGCCAAGAGCTACTTTCTCTTGCATTGGATCATCTCAACAGCTCGTTAACGGTTCAGGACACTACGTTGCTTGAGGCTTTCGATGGTTTCAGAACCTGGCTAAGTTCTGCAGGTACTTACCAGCAGACTTGCATCGACGATTTACGTGCTGCAGCACCCGGATTGAACTTGAGCGATCTTGTCTCTGAGAAACTTAGAAACTCCACCGAGTACACGAGCAACAGTCTTGCTATAGTTAGCTCGCTGGAGTCTTCGGTAGCATCAATCGGGAATCTGGGCTCCATTGGACGACGTCTGCTGAGTTCTTTCAATCATGAACAAGAACCGATCTGGTTGTCGTCCGTGGACAGAAAACTTCTCCAGGCTAAAGCTTCACAAATAAAGGCTGATGCTGTGGTGGCTAAAGATGGTTCGGGAAAGTACAAAACAATCGGTGCAGCCCTTAAAGTCGTGCCTGAAAAGAGTAAGAAGAGGTTTGTGATCTATGTGAAGAAAGGGATTTACGTGGAAAATGTAAGGGTTGAGAAAAACATGTGGAACGTTGTCATGATTGGCGATGGAAAGAATGCTACTATCGTATCTGGCAGACTCAATTTTGTGGATGGAACTCCTACCTTTCAATCCGCAACATTTG CCGTATTTGGTAAGGGTTTCATCGCTCGTGATATGGGATTCCAGAATACTGCAGGTGCAGCCAAGCATCAAGCTGTGGCACTGATGTCAACTGCGGACGAGTCAGTTTTCTACCGCTGTGCCATGGATGCATTCCAAGACACCCTCTACGCTAATTCCAATCGTCAATTCTACCGCGAATGCAGCATCTACGGAACAGTTGATTTCATCTTCGGAAACGCAGCCGTGGTCCTCCAGAACTGCAACATTCTTCCCAGGACACCAATGCTTGGCCAGCAGAACACCATCACAGCTCAAGGGAAGATCGACCCTAATCAGAACACCGGCATTTCGATACACAACTGCACCATCTGGCCATCAGGGAACCTCACCGGGGTGAACACATTCTTGGGTCGACCTTGGAAAAACTATTCCACAACTGTTTATATGCAAACCACGATGGGCAATCTGATCCACCCGACAGGATGGTTACCGTGGGTGGGAACTTCTGCACCGGACACCATATTCTATGTTGAGTATCAGAACAATGGCCCCGGGGCTGTCATCAAGAATAGGGTAAAGTGGAAGGGATTGAAGCTGAATCTGAATGCTAAACAAGTTGGCAAGTTCGCAGTGAAGTCGTTCATCAGTGGAGACAAGTGGCTTCCTGCAGCAGGTGTTACTTACAAATCAAGTCTTTAA